The following proteins come from a genomic window of Solwaraspora sp. WMMA2065:
- a CDS encoding S8 family peptidase, protein MNLPRRIIIVGATALAMVAAVTGPVTAAEPEGTIRHAGGPTAVPDSYIVVFKKSAVTRGQVAATARSLAGQHGRTVARTYTAALRGFEISASAKQAARIAAHPAVEYVEQNHTVRIADTQPNPPSWGLDRIDQRDLPLNDSYTYPNTASNVHAYIIDTGIRFSHNDFGGRAVSGFDAVDGGSADDCNGHGTHVAGTVGGTAYGVAKGATLVGVRVLNCSGSGTTAGVIAGVDWVTDNAEMPAVANMSLGGGANTSLDTAVRNSIAAGVTYSLAAGNSNANACNTSPARVTEAITVGSTTSSDARSSFSNYGTCLDVFAPGSSITSAWHTSNTATNTISGTSMAAPHVAGAAALVASANPGWSPQEVRDYLYDNATGGAVGNPGSGSPNRLLYVVNDGTPPADNFSMSVSPTSGSTTPGGSVTATVSTATTSGSAQSVSFSASGLPSGATASFSPSSVTSGGSASLTVSTSASTPGDSYPVTVTGTGSSATRTATFTLTVIGPGGSCTGTNGTDVAIPDSGSWVSSSISISGCSSTPSSSSTVDVNIQHTYRGDLIVDLIAPDGSSYRLKSWAFFDGADNVIETYTVNLSSETANGTWQLRVRDIFSGDTGYINTWSLEL, encoded by the coding sequence ATGAATCTCCCCCGCAGGATCATCATCGTCGGTGCCACAGCACTGGCCATGGTGGCGGCAGTCACCGGACCGGTCACCGCCGCCGAACCGGAGGGAACGATCCGGCACGCCGGTGGACCGACCGCCGTACCGGACAGCTACATCGTGGTCTTCAAGAAGAGCGCGGTCACCCGGGGACAGGTCGCCGCGACCGCCCGCAGCCTCGCCGGCCAGCACGGCCGGACGGTGGCCCGCACCTACACCGCCGCGCTGCGCGGCTTCGAGATCTCCGCCAGCGCGAAGCAGGCGGCCCGGATCGCGGCCCACCCGGCCGTCGAGTACGTCGAGCAGAACCACACCGTACGGATCGCCGACACCCAGCCGAACCCGCCGTCGTGGGGGCTGGACCGGATCGACCAGCGCGATCTGCCGCTGAACGACTCGTACACCTACCCGAACACCGCGTCCAATGTGCACGCGTACATCATCGACACCGGGATCCGGTTCAGCCACAACGACTTCGGCGGCCGCGCGGTCAGCGGCTTCGACGCCGTCGACGGCGGGTCGGCCGACGACTGCAACGGCCACGGCACGCACGTCGCCGGCACCGTCGGCGGCACCGCGTACGGCGTCGCCAAGGGTGCCACCCTGGTCGGCGTCCGGGTGCTGAACTGCTCCGGCAGCGGCACCACCGCCGGCGTCATCGCCGGGGTGGACTGGGTGACCGACAACGCCGAAATGCCGGCGGTGGCCAACATGAGCCTCGGCGGTGGCGCCAACACCTCGCTGGACACCGCGGTGCGCAACTCGATCGCCGCTGGTGTCACCTACAGCCTGGCGGCGGGCAACAGCAACGCGAACGCCTGCAACACCTCCCCGGCCCGGGTCACCGAGGCGATCACCGTCGGCTCCACCACCAGCAGCGACGCGCGGTCCAGCTTCTCCAACTACGGCACCTGCCTGGACGTGTTCGCTCCCGGGTCGTCGATCACCTCGGCCTGGCACACCAGCAACACCGCGACGAACACCATCAGCGGCACCTCGATGGCCGCGCCGCACGTGGCCGGCGCGGCGGCCCTGGTCGCCTCGGCCAACCCCGGCTGGAGCCCGCAGGAGGTCCGCGACTACCTGTACGACAACGCGACGGGGGGTGCGGTGGGCAACCCGGGCAGCGGCTCGCCCAACCGGCTGCTGTACGTGGTCAACGACGGCACCCCGCCGGCGGACAACTTCTCCATGTCGGTCAGCCCGACGTCCGGCTCGACCACGCCGGGTGGTTCGGTGACGGCGACCGTCTCCACCGCCACCACGTCCGGCTCGGCGCAGTCGGTCAGCTTCTCGGCCAGCGGTCTGCCGAGCGGCGCGACCGCCAGCTTCAGCCCGTCGAGCGTCACCTCGGGCGGCTCGGCCAGCCTGACCGTCAGCACCTCGGCGAGCACCCCGGGCGACAGCTACCCGGTCACCGTCACCGGCACCGGCAGCTCGGCGACCCGTACCGCGACGTTCACCCTCACGGTGATCGGCCCGGGCGGCAGCTGCACCGGCACCAACGGCACCGACGTGGCGATCCCGGACAGCGGGTCGTGGGTGAGCAGCAGCATCTCGATCAGCGGCTGCAGCAGCACCCCCTCGTCGTCGTCGACGGTGGACGTCAACATCCAGCACACCTACCGGGGTGACCTGATCGTCGACCTGATCGCCCCGGACGGCTCCTCCTACCGGTTGAAGAGCTGGGCGTTCTTCGACGGAGCCGACAACGTGATCGAGACGTACACGGTGAACCTGTCGTCGGAGACCGCCAACGGGACCTGGCAGCTGCGGGTCCGCGACATCTTCAGCGGCGACACCGGCTACATCAACACCTGGTCGCTCGAGCTGTGA
- a CDS encoding alpha/beta fold hydrolase: MPDDLAAEVLRRDRDQSGTPFGQPWPLPAWPDVPTRFVVCRDDRFFPAGFIRGLVAQRLGITPDEIGGGHLAALNHHRELADQLESYLLD, from the coding sequence ATGCCGGACGACCTGGCGGCGGAGGTGCTGCGGCGCGACCGCGACCAGTCCGGCACGCCGTTCGGGCAGCCCTGGCCGCTGCCGGCCTGGCCGGATGTGCCAACCCGGTTCGTCGTCTGCCGCGACGACCGGTTCTTTCCCGCCGGGTTCATCCGTGGCCTGGTCGCGCAGCGGCTCGGCATCACGCCCGACGAGATCGGCGGTGGCCATCTGGCGGCGCTCAACCACCACCGGGAGCTGGCTGACCAGTTGGAGTCGTACCTCCTCGACTGA
- a CDS encoding GNAT family N-acetyltransferase, with protein sequence MTAIHPAAVTIRTAGVDDLPQAATLLTEAFLIAPVSQWLVGDLEARTEIFRTLFTIELDHAIRAGGTVHIAGQFSGVAVWHPRGRRTPTEPQTVSNHELQLLTATGRWQPRFAALGRILAAHHPWQPHWHLAYLAVAPWRQGGGLGSALLRHHHRHLDGYGTPGYLEATTPRNRDLYLRHGYRPHGPVRLPDGPPIWPMWREPRPRSVAG encoded by the coding sequence ATGACCGCGATCCACCCAGCCGCCGTGACGATCCGTACCGCCGGAGTGGACGACCTTCCGCAGGCCGCCACGCTGCTCACCGAGGCGTTCCTGATCGCGCCGGTGTCGCAGTGGCTGGTCGGCGACCTGGAGGCACGGACGGAGATCTTCCGGACGCTGTTCACCATCGAGCTCGATCACGCCATCCGGGCCGGCGGCACGGTGCACATCGCCGGCCAGTTCAGCGGGGTCGCGGTCTGGCACCCGCGCGGGCGGCGTACGCCCACCGAGCCGCAGACGGTCAGCAATCACGAGCTGCAACTGCTCACCGCGACCGGACGGTGGCAACCCCGCTTCGCCGCGTTGGGCCGGATCCTGGCGGCGCACCATCCGTGGCAGCCGCACTGGCATCTGGCCTACCTGGCGGTGGCGCCGTGGCGGCAGGGCGGCGGGTTGGGCAGTGCGCTGCTGCGGCACCACCACCGGCATCTGGACGGCTACGGAACCCCCGGTTACCTGGAGGCGACCACGCCCCGCAACCGGGACCTCTACCTCCGGCACGGCTACCGACCGCACGGACCGGTCCGGCTGCCCGACGGCCCGCCGATCTGGCCGATGTGGCGCGAGCCCCGGCCCCGGAGCGTGGCCGGCTGA